TCGACGGGGAGGTTCGGCACCTCGATGTCGGCTCGTCACATCCTGGGGCTGGAGAAGGTCCCAAGGGTTGGGCTGTTCGCCCATTAAAGTGGCACGCGAGCTGGGTTCAGAACGTCGTGAGACAGTTCGGTCTCTATCTATTGCGGGCGTTAGATGTTTGAGAGGGCTTGAATCTAGTACGAGAGGACCGATTTGAACAAACCTCTGGTGTATCTGTTGTGCCGCCAGGCGCACCGCAGAGTAGCTATGTTTGGTAAGGATAAGCACTGAAAGCATATAAGTGCGAAACCTGCCTCAAGATGAGACATCTTTTAAGGGTCGTTGGAGATGACGACGTTGATAGGCTACAGGTGTAAAGCTGGTAACAGCATAGCCGAGTAGTACTAATTACCCGTAGATTTATAGCCTATTGGTCCGGCACTCGGAAGTGCAACTCAAGGTTTTTTCTTTGTGAGCGTTTTTATCGATAAATATTGTACGAAGTACAATGTACAATGTACAAAGTATTGATGGTGCATCATAACAAGAATGTACATTATACATTTTACATAGTACAGCAATACAATATTTAGGGTGGTTTTAGCAGAGGGGCTCACCTGTTCCCATTCCGAACACAGAAGTTAAGCCCTCTAGCGCCGATGGTACTGCTAACGCGGGAGAGTAGGTCGCCGCCAGTTTTTTTTAAAATCCTTCATTCGAAAGAGTGAAGGATTTTTTTTGTTTTATACCTGGGGCTTAAAGGAGCCCGAAAGGTTAGGTGGTGTTCGATAAAGTAGTGCGAAGGAAGCCTGAATATGCCTTTGCCGGTCATCCTATTCATCATTCATCATTTATTGCTCTACCGGGTCCCGGCCGCCCTTATAGCCCCGATGGAAGCGGCATCCTTTTGTGATGAGCAGGGCGAAGAGCAAAAGATACAGCGAACAGCGGGGGGGGAAAGAAATGAGCATGGGCTTCCCGAAATGCTCCCTATTTAAAAGCGGGTTATAACGCCAAGTGTATTTTGGTGTTCCGGAATCGAGCGGTTCACTGAAGTAGAGGCCGTTTGAGAGCTGGAAGGGTATTAATCTAAATTGCACCCAAAAAATCCCGCTCAGTTTTTTAGCGGGGCACGTTTTTGTCTTTTAATTTACACCTGAATTATTCCTAAGTTGAACTTTTCTGTTATCGGCGAATGATTGGCTGCTTCGATCCCCATTGAAATCCATTTTCTGGTATCTTCAGGATTAATGATGGCATCGGTCCATAATCTGGCGGCGGCATAAGTTGCTTCCGTTTGTTTTTGATATTTTCTAGATATAGTATCGAGAATCTCGTTGTGTTCTTCCTCAGTAATCTCTTTGCCCTGCTTTTTAAGTGTGGACTCCTGGATCTGTGCCAAAACTTTAGCAGCCTGCGCGCCGCCCATCACTGCAAGGTCTGCCCACGGCCACGCGACAATTAATCTCGGATCATAAGCTTTACCGCACATAGCGTAATTTCCGGCGCCGTAAGAATTCCCGGTGATTACGGTAAATTTAGGTACGACCGAGTTTGAGACTGCGTTAACCATTTTCGCTCCGTCCTTTATAATTCCGCCATGTTCTGATTTTGAACCCACCATAAAACCGGTGACGTCCTGTAAAAATAACAGCGGGATTTTACGCTGGTTGCAATTGGCAATAAATCGCGTTGCCTTGTCAGCTGAATCAGAATAAATCACCCCGCCGAACTGCATTTCACCTTTGCCGCTTTTTACGAGCTTCCTTTGGTTGGCCACTATTCCTACCGCCCAGCCATCAATTCTTGCAGTGGCACAAATGATTGTTTTACCATAATCCGGTTTATATTCTTCAAATTCTGATTGATCTACCAGACATCTGATGATATCATAAGTATCATACTGATCAGCCCGGGATGCGGGGATAATTCCAAAAATATCGGACGGGCTTTTCTTTGGCGGATAACTTTCGGTACGGTCGAAGCCGGCTTTGTCAAAATCGCCAACCGTTTTCATGATGTTTTTAATCCGGTCCAGTGCATCTTTGTCATCAGCAGCTTTATAATCCGTAACACCAGAAATCTCGCAATGCGTCGTTGCGCCTCCCAATGTTTCGTTATCTATATTTTCACCGATGGCGGCTTTTACCAGGTAACTTCCAGCCAAGAAAATGGAACCTGTGCCATCCACAATCATCGCCTCATCGCTCATGATTGGTAAATACGCACCACCGGCAACGCAGCTCCCCATCACCGCTGAAATCTGGATTATCCCCATTGAACTCATCTTCGCATTATTACGGAAAATACGTCCAAAGTGCTCCTTATCAGGGAATATTTCGTCCTGCATAGGAAGGTAAACGCCGGCTGAATCTACAAGGTAAATGATTGGCAAGCGGTTCTCCATCGCGATTTCCTGTGCGCGAAGGTTTTTCTTTCCGGTTATCGGGAACCAGGCTCCGGCTTTTACGGAGGCATCATTTGCAACGACGATGCACTGTTTTCCTGATACATAACCCATCACCACAACAACGCCACCGCTTGGGCAGCCGCCGTGCTCCTGGTACATTTCGTAACCTGCAAAAGCACCTATTTCAATAGATTCTGAATTTTTATCGAGAAGATATTCAATTCTTTCACGGGCAGTCATTTTACCTTCATCACGAAGTTTCTGAAGCCGTTTTTCACCACCACCTTTTTTGATTTCGGCCAAAAGGCGGTTGATTTCTGCAAGTTTAAGTTTGTTTTGGTCTTCTCTTTTATTAAATTCTAAATCCATGTTTCTTCTTAAAATTTCCTTTAAAGATAATACTTTTAGGGAAATTGGAAAGGATTAAAAGCCTAACGGGGAAGTTTTTGAGATAAAAAAATCCTGAAGAAGTTTCACGATTCAATGTTTTATAATTTGAGTAATTTTTTGCGTGTTGTCGCTCAGGGTATACCTCATAAGATATTTGCCAGGTTTGAGCTTTTCAAGATTCAGTTCCCCTGAATTCATATTGACATTGATGGTGGCGACTTGCATTCCTAAAATAGAGTAAAAAGTGACTGATTTTATTTTCAAGGCGGCATCTTTTGCTTTTACAATTAAAAAATCACGCGCAGGATTTGGGTAAGCAACCAACACACCGTCGTCAGCTTTTTGGGCCGTCGGGTAAGATTCCTTCGTGGTCTGTGCCTTCACTGTTGAAATGCTGAAGAAAATTCCGAAAAAGAATAGAAAAAATAAAAATTTATTCATTCAAATTTATATGGGGTTACTGCTACTACTACAAATGTATGACAAATCGCATGAAATAACAATTCAATTTATCAGTAAATTTGCAACCAAATATAATACCAATTTTAAGATTAT
The sequence above is a segment of the Chryseobacterium taklimakanense genome. Coding sequences within it:
- a CDS encoding acyl-CoA carboxylase subunit beta, encoding MDLEFNKREDQNKLKLAEINRLLAEIKKGGGEKRLQKLRDEGKMTARERIEYLLDKNSESIEIGAFAGYEMYQEHGGCPSGGVVVVMGYVSGKQCIVVANDASVKAGAWFPITGKKNLRAQEIAMENRLPIIYLVDSAGVYLPMQDEIFPDKEHFGRIFRNNAKMSSMGIIQISAVMGSCVAGGAYLPIMSDEAMIVDGTGSIFLAGSYLVKAAIGENIDNETLGGATTHCEISGVTDYKAADDKDALDRIKNIMKTVGDFDKAGFDRTESYPPKKSPSDIFGIIPASRADQYDTYDIIRCLVDQSEFEEYKPDYGKTIICATARIDGWAVGIVANQRKLVKSGKGEMQFGGVIYSDSADKATRFIANCNQRKIPLLFLQDVTGFMVGSKSEHGGIIKDGAKMVNAVSNSVVPKFTVITGNSYGAGNYAMCGKAYDPRLIVAWPWADLAVMGGAQAAKVLAQIQESTLKKQGKEITEEEHNEILDTISRKYQKQTEATYAAARLWTDAIINPEDTRKWISMGIEAANHSPITEKFNLGIIQV
- a CDS encoding T9SS type A sorting domain-containing protein, with translation MNKFLFFLFFFGIFFSISTVKAQTTKESYPTAQKADDGVLVAYPNPARDFLIVKAKDAALKIKSVTFYSILGMQVATINVNMNSGELNLEKLKPGKYLMRYTLSDNTQKITQIIKH